Proteins encoded in a region of the Rutidosis leptorrhynchoides isolate AG116_Rl617_1_P2 chromosome 9, CSIRO_AGI_Rlap_v1, whole genome shotgun sequence genome:
- the LOC139868103 gene encoding uncharacterized protein: protein MVRGLFQMFNIWDSDDEEDLDFLREITEELDAEEAANEDRVRKRRVYLRRDREEAEPLPSHFEYFKQKRDTLGRLGFTTEQKITSALRQLAYGTAADKFDEYLQMSEATSIICLNMFCKCVLELYVDEYLRKPTSSDIARLYSTHEEKHGFKGMLGSIDCMHWKWKNCPVAWKGQYTSGHQKHPTIILEAVASYDTWIWHAFFGDAGANNDVNVLNQSSLFDDIKNGNAPFAPFTINGHDYMNGYYLADWIYPDWATLIKAYSTPTDEPRAKFK from the exons ATGGTACGTGGGTTGTTCCAAATGTTTAATATTTGGGATTCCGACGATGAAGAGGATTTGGATTTTTTACGAGAAATTACCGAAGAATTGGATGCTGAAGAAGCTGCCAACGAAGACCGAGTTCGAAAGCGTCGAGTTTACCTACGTAGAGATCGTGAAGAAGCAG AACCTTTACCTAGTCATTTTGAGTATTTTAAACAAAAAAGAGATACGCTTGGTAGACTAGGTTTTACTACTGAGCAAAAGATTACATCTGCGTTGCGTCAATTGGCGTATGGTACAGCAGCAGACAAGTTTGATGAATATTTACAAATGTCTGAAGCTACATCAATAATATGTCTAAATATGTTTTGTAAGTGTGTTCTGGAACTTTATGTTGACGAATATTTGAGGAAACCAACTAGTAGTGATATAGCTCGCTTATATAGCACTCATGAAGAAAAGCACGGTTTCAAGGGAATGCTTGGAAGCATTGACTGCATGCATTGGAAGTGGAAAAACTGTCCAGTTGCTTGGAAAGGGCAATATACGAGTGGTCATCAAAAACACCCAACCATTATTCTTGAAGCTGTTGCTTCATATGATACGTGGATTTGGCATGCATTCTTCGGTGATGCGGGTGCAAACAACGATGTGAATGTTTTGAATCAATCTTCACTATTCGATGACATCAAAAATGGAAATGCACCATTTGCTCCATTTACTATTAATGGTCATGATTACATGAATGGTTATTATTTAGCCGATTGGATTTACCCAGATTGGGCAACATTGATCAAGGCGTATTCGACACCAACCGATGAGCCACGTGCAAAATTCAAATAA